Proteins from a single region of Streptomyces vinaceus:
- a CDS encoding serine/threonine-protein kinase: MARKIGSRYTAHQILGRGSAGTVWLGEGPDGPVAVKLLREDLASDQELVGRFVQERSALLGLDHPHVVSVRDLVVDGNDLALVMDLVRGTDLRTRLDRERRLAPEAAVAIVADVADALAAAHAAGVVHRDVKPENVLLDMQGPLGPGGSHPALLTDFGVAKLIDSPRRAPSGAPGTRASAPTTRIIGTPDYLAPEIVEGLPPRAAVDIYALATVLYELLAGFTPFGGGHPGAVLRRHVTETVVPLPGIPDELWQLMVQCLAKAPASRLRASELSLRLRDLLPLLAGMPPLDVDEPDEPEPDPSSAEPAAEAESTTPRRRGVVPLVPGSATDSNRDTHTSMRVPGPDELAGGALGTARVPRPAGGHRPGSARHRAETARKRRLALTAGAVALAAALGVGAWLAASGDEPPPQDTKHSTPARP; this comes from the coding sequence GTGGCACGGAAGATCGGCAGCCGGTACACCGCGCACCAGATCCTGGGGCGCGGCAGCGCGGGCACGGTGTGGCTGGGCGAGGGGCCGGACGGGCCCGTCGCCGTCAAACTGCTGCGCGAGGACCTCGCCTCCGACCAGGAACTGGTCGGACGCTTCGTCCAGGAGCGCAGCGCGCTGCTCGGCCTGGACCATCCGCACGTGGTGTCCGTCCGCGACCTCGTCGTGGACGGCAACGACCTCGCCCTGGTCATGGACCTCGTACGCGGTACGGACCTGCGCACGCGCCTCGACCGGGAGCGCCGGCTCGCCCCCGAGGCGGCCGTGGCGATCGTCGCGGACGTCGCGGACGCGCTGGCGGCGGCCCACGCGGCGGGGGTCGTGCACCGGGACGTGAAGCCCGAGAACGTCCTGCTGGACATGCAGGGGCCGCTGGGGCCCGGCGGTTCGCATCCGGCACTGCTGACCGACTTCGGCGTGGCCAAGCTGATCGATTCACCGCGCCGGGCGCCCTCCGGGGCGCCGGGAACGCGGGCCTCCGCACCCACGACGCGGATCATCGGCACGCCGGACTACCTGGCTCCGGAGATCGTGGAGGGTCTGCCGCCGCGGGCGGCGGTGGACATATACGCGCTCGCGACGGTGCTGTACGAGCTGCTGGCGGGCTTCACCCCGTTCGGCGGGGGCCACCCGGGCGCGGTCCTGCGCCGGCACGTCACGGAAACGGTGGTTCCGCTCCCCGGCATCCCGGACGAGCTGTGGCAGCTGATGGTGCAGTGCCTGGCGAAGGCGCCGGCCTCCCGCCTGCGCGCCTCGGAGCTCTCGCTGCGCCTGCGGGACCTGCTCCCCCTCCTGGCCGGGATGCCGCCGCTGGACGTGGACGAGCCGGACGAACCGGAGCCGGACCCCTCGTCGGCGGAGCCCGCCGCGGAGGCCGAGTCGACCACGCCCCGGCGGCGGGGCGTGGTCCCGCTGGTGCCGGGCTCCGCGACCGACTCGAACAGGGACACGCACACCTCGATGCGGGTACCGGGACCGGACGAGCTGGCCGGGGGCGCGCTCGGCACGGCCCGCGTGCCGCGCCCCGCGGGCGGCCACCGCCCGGGCTCGGCCCGCCACCGCGCGGAGACGGCCCGCAAGCGGCGCCTGGCGCTGACGGCGGGGGCCGTGGCGCTGGCCGCGGCGCTCGGCGTGGGCGCGTGGCTGGCCGCCTCCGGCGACGAGCCCCCG